Proteins from a single region of Chryseobacterium sp. T16E-39:
- a CDS encoding amidohydrolase, whose translation MNTSNNISRKDFIKNSALAMAGLTLASGNLGATGLFAKNEVLKGKGKLTLKNVRLETGFQYEEGEVVSTKTDLFCIEIENGKVTKVSSNQPNAKAIDAKGFLMLPAFKDMHIHLDKTFYGDRWQAVRKRTGGIKGMISLEQKILPEMLKNSTMKAEKMIELLQSKGTSFARSHVNIEPTSKLDSLKNLQRALEHKKQSFGAELVAFPQHGVFYTDSVPYLKEAAAMDIDFIGGVDPYTIDGAIEKTIDFTVQLALDHQKGIDIHLHESGESGLKTVEYLIDKVNENPSLKGKTYLSHCFILGKLDKPKQEEVAEKLAGAQIGIISTIPFGSLIMPIPTLYKHNVTVLTGNDSIVDHWNTFGTGSVLQKANLMAQLYGYSTEFFLSRSLKLATGNVLPLDDKGNQQWPKIGDDANLVFLDASCSAEAVSRISKVESLIHQGNIVF comes from the coding sequence ATGAACACTTCAAATAATATATCCCGAAAAGACTTCATCAAAAATTCTGCACTGGCAATGGCTGGACTCACACTGGCTTCAGGAAACCTTGGTGCTACCGGTTTGTTTGCTAAGAATGAAGTTCTTAAGGGGAAAGGAAAACTTACCCTTAAAAACGTACGTCTGGAAACTGGTTTTCAATATGAGGAAGGGGAAGTGGTTTCAACCAAAACGGACCTATTTTGCATTGAAATAGAAAATGGAAAAGTAACCAAAGTGAGTTCGAATCAGCCTAATGCTAAAGCGATCGATGCAAAAGGATTTTTAATGCTTCCTGCATTTAAAGATATGCATATCCATCTGGATAAAACTTTTTATGGAGATCGGTGGCAAGCTGTAAGAAAAAGAACTGGCGGAATAAAAGGAATGATTTCTTTGGAACAGAAAATACTTCCGGAGATGTTGAAAAATTCTACGATGAAAGCAGAAAAGATGATTGAACTGCTACAGTCTAAAGGAACTTCTTTTGCCCGGAGTCATGTGAATATAGAACCTACTTCAAAACTGGATTCTTTAAAGAACCTTCAAAGAGCACTGGAGCATAAAAAGCAATCTTTTGGTGCTGAGTTGGTTGCTTTTCCTCAGCATGGTGTCTTTTATACGGATTCTGTACCTTATCTAAAAGAGGCAGCAGCTATGGATATTGATTTTATTGGTGGAGTAGACCCTTATACAATTGATGGGGCTATTGAAAAGACAATTGATTTTACAGTTCAGCTCGCTTTAGATCATCAGAAAGGGATAGATATTCATTTGCATGAATCCGGAGAATCCGGTTTGAAAACAGTAGAATACCTGATCGATAAGGTGAATGAAAATCCTTCTCTTAAGGGAAAGACTTATTTAAGTCATTGTTTTATATTAGGAAAGTTAGATAAACCAAAACAAGAAGAGGTTGCTGAGAAATTAGCCGGAGCTCAAATAGGAATTATCTCTACAATTCCTTTTGGAAGCCTTATTATGCCTATTCCGACTTTATATAAACATAACGTAACTGTTCTAACCGGTAACGACAGTATTGTTGATCACTGGAATACTTTTGGGACGGGGAGTGTTTTGCAGAAGGCTAATCTAATGGCGCAGCTGTATGGTTATTCTACAGAGTTTTTTCTGTCGAGAAGCCTGAAATTAGCAACAGGAAATGTTCTTCCTTTAGATGATAAAGGAAATCAGCAGTGGCCCAAAATAGGGGATGATGCCAATCTGGTGTTTCTTGACGCCAGTTGCTCCGCAGAAGCTGTTTCAAGAATTTCTAAAGTGGAATCATTGATTCATCAGGGAAATATTGTTTTTTAG
- a CDS encoding amidohydrolase — MQSEYQPIAVGNYILKNVRLETGFEYDDKEVIRTKTDLFCVEIEEGKIKAIKPNDTQSKGIDVKGKLMLPAFRDMHVHLDKTLYGLPWQALSPKRKTVKDMIAYEQQIIPELLKTSVERAEQLISLLQNYGATYARTHFNVDPTSGLRSLENLEKALQNKKDSFKAELVAFPQHGLYYTESASIMKEAAALESVDFIGGLDPYSIDGNIEKVLDLTVQLALDHQKGIDIHLHEVGESGMKTINYLIDKVTENPILQGKTFVSHAFALGHLSLKETNEIAEKLAAAKVGIASSVPFRGTIMPIPTLKKYGVNVLIGNDNVQDYWSTFGSGNMLQKANLIAELYGYETEFELSRVLAFATQDILPLDENGNQQWPKTGDAAHAVFVDASCSAESVARMSAIAGLMTKDHLGWKES; from the coding sequence ATGCAATCAGAATATCAACCTATTGCCGTAGGGAATTATATATTGAAAAATGTCCGCCTGGAAACCGGTTTTGAGTATGATGACAAAGAGGTTATAAGAACAAAAACGGATTTGTTCTGCGTGGAAATTGAGGAAGGAAAAATAAAAGCCATCAAACCGAATGATACCCAATCAAAAGGGATTGATGTAAAGGGGAAATTAATGCTCCCTGCATTCAGAGATATGCATGTTCATTTAGATAAAACCCTATACGGCTTGCCATGGCAGGCTCTTTCTCCTAAAAGAAAAACGGTGAAAGATATGATCGCTTACGAACAGCAGATTATTCCTGAGCTTTTAAAAACCTCAGTTGAAAGAGCAGAGCAATTGATCTCACTACTGCAAAACTATGGGGCCACTTATGCAAGGACCCATTTTAATGTGGATCCTACTTCCGGATTAAGATCACTAGAAAATTTAGAAAAGGCCTTACAAAATAAAAAAGATTCCTTTAAAGCCGAACTGGTTGCCTTTCCACAGCATGGATTGTATTATACCGAGTCTGCTTCTATTATGAAAGAAGCCGCAGCATTGGAGAGTGTGGATTTTATTGGAGGTTTAGATCCTTACAGCATTGATGGGAATATTGAAAAAGTACTTGATTTAACCGTTCAGCTGGCCCTGGACCATCAAAAGGGAATTGATATTCATTTGCATGAGGTTGGTGAATCAGGAATGAAGACGATTAATTATTTAATTGATAAAGTTACAGAAAACCCAATACTTCAGGGGAAAACTTTTGTAAGCCATGCTTTTGCTTTAGGGCATTTATCATTAAAAGAAACCAATGAAATTGCCGAGAAATTAGCTGCTGCTAAAGTGGGAATAGCTTCTTCAGTTCCTTTCAGGGGGACAATTATGCCTATTCCTACACTTAAAAAATATGGAGTGAATGTTTTGATCGGAAACGATAATGTACAGGATTACTGGAGTACTTTCGGATCGGGAAATATGTTACAGAAAGCCAATTTAATTGCTGAACTGTACGGATATGAAACCGAATTTGAACTCTCAAGGGTTTTAGCATTTGCTACACAGGATATTCTTCCACTAGATGAAAATGGGAACCAGCAATGGCCAAAAACAGGCGATGCAGCTCATGCTGTTTTCGTAGATGCAAGCTGTTCTGCGGAGTCTGTAGCAAGAATGTCTGCAATAGCTGGATTAATGACCAAAGATCACCTGGGCTGGAAAGAATCCTAA
- a CDS encoding DUF2752 domain-containing protein, which produces MKIEDFMLPCPSKKFLGIECFGCGTQRAIVLVFEGKFSEAFHMFPAVYTLLLFLFTVGLNFVDKKRNYGNALVFLAIINSVIMVVSYFYRHPLPIK; this is translated from the coding sequence ATGAAAATTGAAGATTTTATGCTGCCGTGCCCAAGTAAGAAATTTCTGGGAATAGAATGTTTTGGATGTGGTACACAAAGAGCAATTGTTTTGGTTTTTGAGGGGAAGTTCTCAGAAGCTTTTCATATGTTTCCGGCTGTGTATACTTTACTTCTTTTTTTATTTACAGTAGGATTGAATTTTGTTGACAAAAAAAGAAATTACGGAAATGCATTAGTTTTTTTAGCAATCATTAATTCAGTTATCATGGTCGTTTCCTATTTTTACAGACATCCTTTACCCATAAAATAA
- a CDS encoding helix-turn-helix domain-containing protein encodes MNHQSDYFPILGIQEFSEDQSKGCNLLFNELHGERSIDEPHKHDFFIINLFEEGRGSHTIDFVEYKIENKQVHLVFPGQVHQWVIGKETIGYQLMISREWFESFLPILRFSASYYQNHPVINISAAMYELLLYEFKAIQNILREKDIFWELIQKRAEVIGLLISESVEGTFNDFEIFNSNPIISKFISLIDIYFKEERSVSFYAEKLNISANYLNIVCKKKLNTSASSLIQDRILLEAKRLLKVSEMSVKDIVYELGFYDHASFSKFFKAQTGMTPSQFKE; translated from the coding sequence ATGAATCATCAGTCAGATTATTTTCCCATTTTAGGTATCCAGGAATTTAGCGAAGATCAATCGAAGGGTTGTAATCTGTTATTCAATGAGCTCCATGGGGAAAGATCTATTGATGAACCTCACAAACATGATTTTTTTATTATCAATCTTTTTGAAGAGGGAAGAGGATCACACACAATAGATTTTGTAGAATATAAGATTGAAAATAAACAGGTACATCTGGTTTTTCCCGGACAGGTTCATCAATGGGTGATCGGGAAAGAAACGATTGGATATCAGCTGATGATCAGCCGTGAGTGGTTTGAAAGTTTTCTTCCCATATTGAGGTTCTCTGCTTCTTATTATCAGAATCACCCTGTAATTAATATTTCAGCAGCAATGTATGAATTGCTTTTATATGAATTTAAAGCCATCCAGAATATTTTACGCGAAAAGGATATATTTTGGGAATTGATACAAAAGAGAGCTGAGGTAATTGGCTTGCTTATCAGTGAATCGGTGGAAGGTACTTTTAATGATTTTGAGATTTTTAATTCTAATCCTATTATCTCGAAGTTCATATCCCTTATCGATATCTATTTTAAAGAAGAGCGCTCTGTTTCTTTTTATGCTGAAAAGCTGAACATTTCTGCTAACTATTTAAATATTGTCTGTAAGAAAAAGCTAAATACATCAGCTTCTTCACTGATTCAGGATCGCATTTTGCTTGAAGCGAAACGTCTTTTGAAGGTTTCTGAAATGTCAGTAAAAGACATCGTTTATGAGCTTGGGTTTTATGATCACGCCAGTTTTTCCAAATTTTTCAAAGCCCAGACAGGCATGACTCCTTCCCAATTTAAGGAGTAA
- a CDS encoding CCC motif membrane protein: protein MNQKLPNATTVLVLGIVAILGSCCCNGIVGVICGLIGMNLFNKDNALYQKDPSLYSDYDNLKVGRILCIIGLVIGILSLAYMIFVLSTVGWSGYMDQINQLKNMGK from the coding sequence ATGAATCAAAAATTACCAAACGCAACAACCGTTTTAGTATTAGGAATCGTCGCTATCCTGGGCAGCTGCTGCTGTAACGGGATCGTAGGAGTAATCTGCGGATTAATCGGAATGAACCTGTTTAATAAAGATAATGCCCTGTATCAAAAAGATCCGAGCCTGTATTCGGATTATGACAATTTGAAAGTAGGAAGAATTTTATGTATTATAGGTCTTGTTATAGGAATCCTTAGCTTAGCCTATATGATCTTTGTTCTTTCAACAGTGGGTTGGAGTGGTTATATGGATCAGATTAATCAATTAAAAAACATGGGTAAATAA
- a CDS encoding glucosaminidase domain-containing protein produces the protein MKRLFLLISLLVLSKFSAQTWATEDQYIQKFAQYAVEEMEKYKIPASITLAQGLLETGGGQSRLAQEGKNHFGIKCKEDWTGKTMKHTDDAPNECFRVYDDPRQSYEDHSIFLSTRKYYTNLFNLDMKDYRAWAYGLKKAGYATNPRYASILIGKIERYKLYEFDNTNSREVLYAVLSLYPDLKDDRTFMAQLEPSKVTKKDPVTVSVPYKQTSYAQQQKRVERIKTKAEILNSILIKSHPNDGLKYIVIPEDTDVKYIANKFKVSESRLIKWNELEGTTLKKNEIVFLESKNSTGNTAVYKAESGEDMHDIAQKFGIKLHKLYAKNRMDEGQQPSTGQLIYLIDKKPRN, from the coding sequence ATGAAAAGACTTTTCTTACTAATAAGCCTTTTAGTTTTGTCAAAATTCTCAGCTCAGACCTGGGCTACTGAAGATCAATACATCCAGAAATTTGCGCAATATGCAGTGGAAGAAATGGAGAAGTATAAAATTCCTGCTTCTATCACACTTGCTCAGGGACTTCTTGAGACAGGAGGTGGACAGAGCAGATTGGCTCAGGAAGGGAAAAATCATTTTGGGATAAAATGTAAAGAAGATTGGACAGGTAAAACCATGAAGCATACCGATGATGCCCCTAATGAATGCTTCAGAGTATATGATGATCCTAGGCAATCTTATGAAGATCATTCTATATTTTTATCAACAAGAAAATACTATACTAATCTTTTCAACCTGGATATGAAGGATTACAGAGCGTGGGCATATGGTCTTAAAAAGGCTGGATATGCTACCAATCCTCGCTATGCGTCTATCCTTATTGGTAAAATTGAAAGATATAAATTATATGAATTTGATAATACGAATTCCAGAGAGGTTCTTTATGCAGTACTAAGCTTATACCCTGATTTGAAAGATGACAGAACTTTCATGGCACAATTAGAGCCTTCAAAGGTTACGAAGAAAGATCCGGTTACGGTGAGTGTTCCTTACAAGCAGACTTCTTATGCTCAGCAACAGAAGAGGGTAGAGAGAATTAAAACGAAAGCTGAAATTCTTAATTCCATTTTAATAAAAAGTCATCCGAATGATGGTTTAAAATATATTGTAATCCCTGAAGATACGGATGTAAAATACATTGCCAATAAATTCAAAGTAAGCGAAAGCCGATTGATCAAATGGAATGAACTGGAAGGAACTACTTTAAAGAAGAATGAAATTGTGTTTCTCGAATCCAAAAACTCTACGGGAAATACCGCTGTTTATAAAGCAGAATCAGGTGAAGATATGCATGATATTGCCCAGAAATTCGGAATCAAATTACACAAGCTGTATGCAAAAAACAGAATGGATGAGGGGCAGCAACCTTCTACAGGGCAGCTGATCTATCTGATTGATAAAAAACCTAGAAATTAA
- a CDS encoding DUF4136 domain-containing protein produces MKKYIFILLAAATLGLTSCSPFQVRSDYAETANFTSYKTYKIRIDDLKLNDIDKDRVLNELSRQLQSKGLSSGENPDLIINVKANHKKITDINSSSPYGMWGWGGPFGWGVGMNRTWTSNYNEGAIIVDLIDAKSNKLVWQGIGSGISVDSPKSKQRQIPEIMAEIMKNYPPQRK; encoded by the coding sequence ATGAAAAAATATATTTTTATTTTGTTAGCCGCCGCTACTTTGGGCTTAACTTCTTGTAGTCCTTTCCAAGTACGTTCTGACTATGCTGAAACTGCTAATTTCACTTCTTACAAAACTTACAAAATAAGAATTGATGATTTGAAGCTGAATGATATTGATAAAGACAGGGTTTTAAACGAATTGTCAAGACAACTGCAAAGTAAAGGCCTTTCGTCTGGGGAAAATCCGGATTTAATTATAAATGTAAAAGCAAACCATAAAAAGATAACTGATATCAACAGTTCTTCACCTTACGGAATGTGGGGATGGGGAGGTCCTTTCGGATGGGGTGTTGGAATGAACAGAACATGGACAAGCAATTATAATGAAGGTGCTATTATCGTTGACCTTATTGACGCAAAAAGCAATAAACTTGTTTGGCAAGGTATAGGAAGTGGTATTTCTGTAGATTCTCCTAAATCCAAACAACGACAAATCCCTGAAATTATGGCGGAGATCATGAAAAACTATCCTCCACAGAGAAAATAA
- a CDS encoding 1-aminocyclopropane-1-carboxylate deaminase/D-cysteine desulfhydrase, protein MILQTPTEPIPIQEIPVDKNIKLFIKREDLVHPQISGNKYWKLFHNVNTYLENQIEDPIIITFGGAFSNHISAVSAIGKLAGIRTVGIIRGEELQHKWRDNPTLLFAFRNGMNLKFVSREEYRNKEKLSEFLQQGFPNALIVPEGGTNEDAVQGVKMMLNNETKDFDYLCTAVGTGGTIAGISEFCEENQKVIGFKVVHDSSLEDTIDQLTLKKNYHLIDSDFGGYGKIKDENIRFINDFKEKYNIPLEPIYTGKMMQRVFELIEEGYFPDNSKILCFHTGGLQGIEGANLLLEKQNRKLII, encoded by the coding sequence ATGATATTACAAACTCCCACTGAACCTATTCCCATACAGGAAATACCGGTTGATAAAAATATTAAGCTTTTTATTAAAAGAGAAGACCTTGTTCATCCCCAAATTTCTGGAAATAAATACTGGAAGCTTTTTCATAATGTCAATACGTATTTGGAAAATCAAATTGAGGATCCAATCATCATTACTTTTGGGGGCGCCTTTTCCAATCATATTTCTGCAGTTTCTGCAATAGGGAAATTGGCAGGAATACGTACTGTTGGGATTATAAGAGGGGAAGAGCTGCAACATAAATGGCGCGATAATCCGACACTCCTTTTTGCTTTTAGGAATGGAATGAATCTGAAATTTGTTTCCCGGGAAGAATATCGGAATAAAGAGAAATTATCCGAATTTTTACAACAGGGATTTCCCAATGCTTTAATTGTTCCGGAAGGTGGTACCAATGAAGATGCGGTTCAGGGCGTTAAAATGATGCTCAATAATGAAACAAAAGATTTTGATTATCTTTGCACGGCAGTTGGAACCGGAGGAACAATTGCCGGGATTTCAGAATTTTGTGAAGAGAATCAGAAGGTTATAGGTTTTAAGGTGGTTCATGATTCTTCATTAGAGGATACCATTGATCAATTAACCTTAAAGAAAAATTATCATCTAATAGATTCTGATTTTGGAGGTTATGGTAAAATAAAGGATGAAAACATCCGTTTTATTAATGATTTTAAAGAGAAATATAATATTCCTCTTGAACCGATTTATACAGGAAAGATGATGCAGAGGGTTTTCGAACTCATAGAGGAAGGTTATTTTCCTGACAACAGTAAAATTTTGTGCTTTCATACCGGAGGTTTACAAGGGATTGAGGGGGCCAATTTGCTTTTAGAAAAACAGAATAGAAAATTAATTATATAA
- the hemL gene encoding glutamate-1-semialdehyde 2,1-aminomutase, whose amino-acid sequence MKYQRSSALFDEAYKYIPGGVNSPVRAFKSVGGVPVFMKSAKGAYLTDVDDNTYIDYINSWGPAILGHTHPEVLEELKIQAEKGFSFGAPTELETEIAKFIVEHVPNIDQIRMVSSGTEACMSAVRLARGFTGRDKIIKFEGCYHGHSDSFLIKAGSGAATFGNPNSPGVTSGTAKDTLLARYNDFEQVEDLFRHNQGEIAAIIIEPVAGNMGCVLPENNFLQNLRKICDENGTLLIFDEVMTGFRLAFGGAQELYNVKADLVTYGKVIGGGLPVGAFAGRNEIMDHLAPKGGVYQAGTLSGNPLAMRAGLKTLQLIKNDQNFFERINKTTETLDFEIGKILNEKGIAHKINRKGSMMSVFFHINRVSNFDEAQEANHSLFNNFFHQMLTNGIYLPPSGYETYFISDAIKDKEIDMTLEAIRKFEYS is encoded by the coding sequence ATGAAGTACCAAAGAAGTTCAGCTTTATTTGACGAAGCTTACAAATACATTCCGGGTGGGGTAAATTCTCCGGTTAGAGCATTCAAATCTGTGGGAGGTGTCCCTGTTTTTATGAAATCTGCAAAAGGGGCTTATCTTACCGATGTGGATGATAATACCTATATTGATTACATTAATTCTTGGGGCCCGGCTATTTTAGGACATACCCATCCTGAAGTTTTGGAAGAATTAAAAATCCAGGCAGAAAAAGGATTTTCTTTTGGGGCTCCAACGGAACTGGAAACAGAAATTGCAAAGTTCATCGTAGAGCATGTTCCGAATATCGATCAGATCAGAATGGTTTCCTCAGGAACTGAAGCTTGTATGAGTGCTGTAAGGTTGGCAAGAGGTTTTACCGGAAGAGATAAGATCATCAAGTTTGAGGGATGTTATCATGGACATTCGGATTCATTTCTGATCAAAGCGGGAAGTGGTGCTGCAACTTTTGGAAATCCAAATTCACCGGGTGTAACATCAGGAACAGCAAAAGATACTCTTTTAGCAAGATATAATGATTTCGAACAGGTAGAAGATTTATTCCGTCATAATCAGGGAGAAATTGCAGCCATAATTATTGAACCGGTTGCCGGAAATATGGGTTGTGTTTTACCGGAAAATAATTTCTTACAAAACTTAAGAAAGATCTGTGATGAAAATGGAACTTTATTAATTTTTGATGAGGTAATGACTGGTTTCAGATTAGCTTTTGGCGGTGCCCAAGAATTGTACAATGTAAAAGCAGATTTGGTTACTTATGGAAAGGTGATCGGAGGAGGTCTTCCGGTAGGTGCGTTTGCAGGAAGAAATGAAATTATGGATCATCTGGCTCCAAAAGGAGGAGTCTATCAGGCTGGAACATTAAGTGGTAATCCCCTGGCAATGAGAGCGGGCTTAAAAACGCTTCAATTGATTAAAAACGATCAGAACTTCTTTGAGAGAATTAATAAAACAACAGAAACTTTAGATTTTGAAATCGGAAAGATCTTAAATGAAAAAGGGATTGCCCATAAGATCAATAGAAAAGGTTCTATGATGTCTGTTTTCTTCCATATCAACAGAGTATCGAACTTTGATGAGGCACAGGAAGCGAATCACTCTTTATTCAATAACTTCTTCCACCAGATGTTAACTAATGGAATCTACCTTCCACCAAGTGGTTATGAAACTTATTTTATAAGTGATGCGATAAAAGATAAGGAAATTGATATGACACTGGAAGCAATAAGAAAATTTGAATATTCATAA
- a CDS encoding DUF5522 domain-containing protein: MAHFDIKEHEDFYYNEQGYKVFTEKFHLKRGYCCKSGCRHCPYGYDKKTDTFIKNDKKNK; the protein is encoded by the coding sequence ATGGCTCACTTTGACATCAAAGAACACGAAGACTTTTACTATAATGAACAGGGGTACAAAGTTTTTACGGAAAAGTTTCATCTGAAACGAGGATACTGTTGTAAGAGTGGCTGTAGACATTGTCCTTACGGATACGATAAAAAGACCGACACATTCATTAAAAACGATAAAAAAAATAAATAA
- a CDS encoding endonuclease: MKKIILFLALAGLAKAQAPAGYYSSANGLTGSALKTELSSIITNGHQDKGYGGLWTAYKTTDIDKTYENDGSIMDIYSEKPNSADPYNYTVVTNQCGTYSVEGNCYNREHIVPQSLFNEASPMVSDVNFIRATDGKVNGMRSNYPFGKVGTATFTSKNGSKLGNSVSSGYGGTVFEPIDEFKGDVARMILYFVTRYQSKLSSFSSGNMLGNTTFPGLQTWELNVLLAWHNQDPVSQAEIVRNNAAYAYQGNRNPFIDNPAYVGQIWGSQQPSNDTQAPTTVTGLTVSGKTSNSVSLSWTASTDNVGVSSYDIYMNGSLKTNVSSTSTTVSGLSASTTYSFYAVAKDAAGNTSSNSSTVSATTESGGTTNPGTECVNETFETIPTGSSSSYSTRTWTNGGITWTATDARTDQTISNKAITVRDGSLKSSNSSNGIGSLTVTTQLKFSGSAGTFNVLVNGTQVGTIPYSATSATSTINNINVSGNVVVTLENNSTSNRVALDNLSWTCYSGTGKQSKSISSDVQIESKDLKIYPNPISNQEIFVKGDTQNVKKAVIYNLQGKAMQTINHPFENSRNSIKIKSLEQGVYILKLDNSSLKFIVK, from the coding sequence ATGAAAAAAATTATCTTATTTCTTGCTTTAGCAGGCCTTGCTAAAGCCCAGGCTCCCGCAGGATATTATTCTTCTGCTAATGGACTAACAGGATCAGCTTTAAAAACTGAATTAAGTTCAATTATTACGAATGGTCACCAGGATAAAGGCTACGGTGGTCTATGGACAGCTTACAAAACAACAGATATCGATAAGACCTACGAAAATGATGGATCTATTATGGACATCTATTCTGAAAAACCTAATAGTGCAGATCCTTATAATTATACTGTAGTGACTAACCAATGTGGTACATATTCCGTAGAGGGAAATTGCTACAACCGTGAACATATCGTCCCTCAAAGTTTATTTAACGAAGCTTCACCAATGGTTTCTGACGTTAATTTTATCAGAGCTACGGACGGAAAAGTAAATGGAATGAGATCTAATTATCCTTTTGGAAAAGTTGGAACTGCCACTTTCACTTCTAAAAACGGCTCAAAATTAGGAAACTCCGTATCCTCAGGCTATGGAGGGACCGTTTTTGAACCCATCGATGAATTCAAGGGGGATGTTGCCCGTATGATCCTGTATTTTGTAACACGTTACCAAAGTAAACTTTCTTCTTTCTCTTCAGGAAACATGTTGGGAAATACAACTTTCCCTGGACTACAGACTTGGGAATTGAATGTATTATTAGCATGGCATAACCAAGACCCTGTTTCTCAGGCAGAAATTGTAAGAAACAATGCGGCCTACGCTTACCAGGGTAATAGAAACCCATTTATCGACAATCCAGCTTACGTAGGTCAGATTTGGGGATCACAGCAGCCCTCAAATGACACTCAGGCTCCAACTACAGTTACTGGTCTTACCGTGTCAGGAAAAACATCGAACAGTGTTTCTCTTTCATGGACTGCTTCAACAGATAATGTAGGTGTTTCTTCTTATGATATTTATATGAACGGAAGCTTAAAAACAAATGTAAGCTCAACTTCAACAACAGTATCAGGGCTTAGCGCTTCTACTACTTATAGTTTCTATGCAGTAGCTAAGGATGCAGCTGGGAATACTTCTTCCAACAGTTCTACCGTTTCTGCAACCACAGAATCAGGAGGGACTACTAATCCAGGTACAGAATGTGTAAATGAAACTTTCGAAACCATTCCTACAGGTAGCTCATCAAGCTATTCTACAAGAACCTGGACTAATGGCGGAATTACATGGACTGCCACTGATGCAAGAACGGATCAGACGATTTCCAATAAGGCCATTACGGTAAGAGATGGGTCTTTAAAATCAAGCAACTCAAGCAATGGTATCGGATCATTAACGGTAACTACTCAGTTAAAATTCAGCGGAAGTGCAGGAACATTCAATGTTTTGGTTAATGGAACCCAGGTAGGAACAATTCCTTACAGTGCAACATCTGCAACATCTACCATCAATAATATCAATGTATCTGGTAATGTGGTGGTAACTTTAGAAAATAACTCAACAAGCAACAGAGTGGCTCTTGATAACTTAAGCTGGACTTGCTACTCAGGAACGGGAAAGCAAAGCAAAAGCATCTCTTCTGATGTACAGATTGAGTCTAAGGATTTAAAAATCTACCCTAACCCAATTTCAAACCAGGAAATCTTTGTAAAAGGAGACACTCAAAACGTAAAAAAGGCTGTGATCTATAATTTACAAGGAAAGGCTATGCAAACAATTAATCATCCTTTTGAAAACAGCAGAAATTCAATTAAGATTAAAAGCCTTGAACAAGGAGTTTATATTCTAAAACTGGACAACTCCAGTTTGAAATTCATTGTTAAATAA